A DNA window from Candidatus Sulfotelmatobacter sp. contains the following coding sequences:
- a CDS encoding CDP-alcohol phosphatidyltransferase family protein codes for MFIETELQELRRQRFAPAALIGYARALSRHVRATWDSNPGAVRSVWSLALVFFAVDFVASAAVALRLEPQLGVEVFLLTAAMILISFAGVSASLDLLRDRRGFRLSAINLPIALTLLRLAMLPGILLFLLERRFLLALSAFVIAALSDVADGALARRWDQCTPLGTVLDPVVDIVFNLAIFAGLYAAGLLPGWAFAMAGLRYGILLAGGAWLYLFVGPVRIQPTLFGRLTGVVLSALVGLLTLLHVVRGALAARLVPLTEIALGVLLAVTVAHVIVLGWHNLRLLTGRVEAAGRVVGDVRWSGH; via the coding sequence ATGTTCATCGAGACCGAGCTTCAGGAGCTGCGCCGGCAGCGGTTCGCCCCGGCCGCGCTGATCGGCTACGCCCGCGCCCTCAGCCGTCACGTCCGGGCCACATGGGACTCCAATCCGGGAGCGGTGCGCAGCGTGTGGAGCCTGGCGCTGGTGTTCTTCGCCGTGGACTTCGTGGCCTCGGCGGCAGTCGCGTTGCGGCTCGAGCCGCAGCTCGGGGTGGAAGTGTTCCTGCTCACCGCGGCGATGATCCTCATCTCGTTCGCCGGCGTGAGCGCTTCGCTCGACCTGCTTCGCGACCGCCGGGGCTTCCGGCTGTCGGCGATCAATCTGCCGATCGCGCTCACCCTGCTGCGGCTGGCGATGCTCCCCGGCATCCTGCTGTTCCTGCTCGAGCGCCGCTTCCTGCTGGCGCTCTCGGCGTTCGTGATCGCGGCCCTTTCCGACGTTGCGGATGGCGCGCTGGCGCGGCGCTGGGATCAGTGCACGCCGCTCGGGACCGTGCTCGATCCGGTGGTGGACATCGTCTTCAATCTCGCCATTTTCGCCGGACTGTACGCCGCGGGATTGCTGCCCGGCTGGGCGTTCGCGATGGCCGGACTTCGCTACGGCATCCTGCTGGCGGGCGGCGCGTGGCTCTATCTGTTCGTGGGCCCGGTGCGCATCCAGCCCACGCTGTTCGGCCGGCTGACCGGAGTGGTGCTGAGCGCGCTGGTGGGACTGCTCACACTGCTGCACGTGGTACGCGGGGCGCTCGCGGCGCGCCTCGTGCCGCTCACCGAGATCGCGCTGGGCGTGCTGCTCGCGGTCACGGTGGCGCACGTGATCGTGCTGGGCTGGCACAATCTGCGGCTGTTGACCGGCCGGGTGGAGGCCGCGGGGCGGGTGGTGGGCGACGTGCGCTGGAGCGGGCATTGA
- a CDS encoding DUF4388 domain-containing protein, protein MSDPALEGDLRHFFPTEVLQMLQLAQANGRLELERPREIVELFIERGRPVFARTSGAAVRAGEVLVHRGMISQDALDLALAIQKDQPGERLGTMLVAAGAISPDQLQQAVREVLRRIVYGVLLWREGRFRFYPGDRVQTEDIQLDLELDRLILEGLRHADQQRAAGGAV, encoded by the coding sequence TTGAGCGATCCGGCGCTCGAGGGCGACCTCCGCCACTTCTTCCCCACCGAGGTGCTGCAGATGCTGCAGCTCGCGCAGGCCAACGGACGGCTCGAGCTCGAACGCCCGCGCGAGATCGTCGAGCTCTTCATCGAGCGCGGCCGTCCGGTGTTCGCGCGCACCTCGGGCGCCGCGGTGCGCGCCGGCGAGGTGCTGGTGCACCGCGGCATGATCTCTCAGGACGCGCTCGACCTGGCGCTCGCGATCCAGAAGGATCAGCCCGGCGAGCGCCTCGGCACCATGCTGGTGGCGGCCGGCGCCATCTCGCCCGACCAGCTCCAGCAGGCGGTGCGCGAAGTGCTGCGGCGGATCGTCTACGGCGTGCTGCTGTGGCGGGAGGGGCGCTTTCGTTTCTACCCCGGCGATCGAGTGCAGACCGAGGACATTCAGCTCGACCTTGAGCTGGACCGCCTGATCCTCGAGGGACTGCGCCACGCCGACCAGCAGCGCGCCGCCGGCGGAGCGGTCTGA